CGCCCAGGCCCAGCATCGAGAAGTGGCCCGTATTGTGTATGCTGGGGAAAACCAGTTTGCCCGGTAAATTCAGTTTCGGTGTGTCCCGCACAATGCCGCCCAAATTCAATTTGCGCGCCACTATACCCACGGGATTCTCGGCGGGTCGCGTGGCCACCTTGACCATCACGTTCGTGCTAAAGATGTACGAGGAGAGGAACACCCAAAAGACGTCGTAGATGAGCAGGCCGGTCAACAGCAGCGTCGACACCTTCAGACTGGGAAGTCGCACGAACGCTATAAAGGCCACACACAGCCCCATGCCCATTGCTGAAAGAACAAGCAATTTAAACATACAATTATCGAACGCTTCTTTCTATGGATGAtggatccttaccatccatcAGCAGCCAGTGGCCGGTTAGCACCCAAACGCACACAATCGACACGGACAGCATGAAACTAAATAGCTCTGCCCCCGTGAAGCGTCCACAGACGCCAAAGGAGAAACGCTTTCCGTCCGTGCAGGGCCGCATGATGTACTGGCACATGGGCAGCAGCAAAAAGGCCAGTGCCACGGTGGCAATTACTGCAAGGAACAAACGAAAGAAAATTAGTTTATGTTTGATTGAATGATTGAGGGGGATTCCTCGGTACTCACTGGCTGTGCACACGGCAAAGAGCAGCTGCATCGAGTCGAAAAAGAAGAACATGATGAGCAATGATATGGAGGCGCCCAGTGGCAGGCACAGGGCATGCATCGTGTCTAGCGTGGCGAATTTATCCGCTGTAAAGAAGCACAGAGAGCCTTTAGCCATTAGCGCGGTTATGGTTGACAGATTACAGGATGGGGACACTCACTTGGCTCCTTCTCGACCTGCTCCCCGGTTAGGAGATTCGTCATGGACTCATTGCGCTTCTTTTGC
This region of Drosophila miranda strain MSH22 chromosome 2, D.miranda_PacBio2.1, whole genome shotgun sequence genomic DNA includes:
- the LOC108156822 gene encoding signal peptide peptidase-like 3 isoform X2 encodes the protein MSHGSAGGSGGSLGAQTVGAGGIGGGAAAAAAAAAAAAAAAAGGGNGEYRELHWTVSSVMDSSRVSTCLISMLLIVYGSFRSLNIEQEAREREQKKRNESMTNLLTGEQVEKEPTDKFATLDTMHALCLPLGASISLLIMFFFFDSMQLLFAVCTAIIATVALAFLLLPMCQYIMRPCTDGKRFSFGVCGRFTGAELFSFMLSVSIVCVWVLTGHWLLMDAMGMGLCVAFIAFVRLPSLKVSTLLLTGLLIYDVFWVFLSSYIFSTNVMVKVATRPAENPVGIVARKLNLGGIVRDTPKLNLPGKLVFPSIHNTGHFSMLGLGDVVMPGLLLCFVLRYDAYKKSQGVTSDPTLSTPRGVGSRLTYFHCSLLGYFLGLLTATVSSEVFKAAQPALLYLVPFTLLPLLLMAYLKGDLRRMWSEPFITHPPSKQLEV
- the LOC108156822 gene encoding signal peptide peptidase-like 3 isoform X1; this translates as MSHGSAGGSGGSLGAQTVGAGGIGGGAAAAAAAAAAAAAAAAGGGNGEYRELHWTVSSVMDSSRVSTCLISMLLIVYGSFRSLNIEQEAREREQKKRNESMTNLLTGEQVEKEPSSLCFFTADKFATLDTMHALCLPLGASISLLIMFFFFDSMQLLFAVCTAIIATVALAFLLLPMCQYIMRPCTDGKRFSFGVCGRFTGAELFSFMLSVSIVCVWVLTGHWLLMDAMGMGLCVAFIAFVRLPSLKVSTLLLTGLLIYDVFWVFLSSYIFSTNVMVKVATRPAENPVGIVARKLNLGGIVRDTPKLNLPGKLVFPSIHNTGHFSMLGLGDVVMPGLLLCFVLRYDAYKKSQGVTSDPTLSTPRGVGSRLTYFHCSLLGYFLGLLTATVSSEVFKAAQPALLYLVPFTLLPLLLMAYLKGDLRRMWSEPFITHPPSKQLEV